Proteins encoded by one window of Panicum virgatum strain AP13 chromosome 7N, P.virgatum_v5, whole genome shotgun sequence:
- the LOC120682015 gene encoding calmodulin-binding receptor-like cytoplasmic kinase 3 isoform X1: protein MSPSALLPALSVLLLCCSPPALAFVSEPALSRAACGDDQFVVLDASDGLVNLSVNGVLVQDSVLACQKLRFYFRSGCLRCGEVSDAWRVAVKQYCGEGSESSHATSHQNVPRKLLRQSTDNSSRKDYDPCGGLSLHENNQDTSDSSENDDHLLAFPGVILLCCGLMFPCFHAERKEASRNDAASIQRNTIESVSSYEVSMSSEKVPPTPHRIPPSPSRFAPSPQVARVGSVNLSIQQILRATQNFSPSFKLGEGGFGMVYRAVLPNGTVVAVKRAKKDQFAGPRDEFSNEVDLLAKIDHRNLVRLLGFTDKGNERIIITEYVPNGTLREHLDAGQHGRVLDFNQRLEIAIDVAHALTYLHLYAEKTIIHRDVKSSNILLTDSYRAKVSDFGFARSGPSDTEKTHISTKVKGTAGYLDPEYLRTYQLTPKSDVFSFGILLVEILSARRPVELKRTPEERITIRWTFKKFNEGNMREILDPLLEDHVDDEVLEKLLSLAFQCAAPTRDDRPTMKEVGEQLWEIRKEYAKSIRKV, encoded by the exons ATGTCTCCTTCGGCTCTTCTACCTGCTCTCTCCGTCCTCCTCCTGTGCTGCTCGCCTCCGGCTCTTGCTTTCGTTTCTGAGCCTGCGCTTTCGCGAGCTGCTTGTGGAGATGACCAATTTGTCGTCTTGGATGCCTCTGATGGGCTCGTCAACCTGTCGGTCAATGGGGTTCTGGTGCAAGACAGCGTTCTTGCCTGCCAGAAGCTCCGCTTCTACTTTCGGAGTGGTTGCCTCCGCTGTGGCGAGGTGTCAGATGCGTGGAGGGTTGCGGTTAAGCAGTACTGTGGTGAAGGGAGCGAATCTAGCCACG CAACTTCACATCAAAATGTCCCAAGGAAGCTGTTGAGGCAGTCCACAGATAATAGCTCGAGAAAGGATTATGACCCATGTGGAGGTTTGAGCTTGCATGAAAATAATCAGGACACCAGTGATTCTTCAGAAAATGATGATCACCTCCTTGCTTTCCCCGGTGTGATTCTTCTATGCTGTGGTCTCATGTTTCCATGCTTCCATGCTGAAAGAAAAGAAGCCAGTAGGAATGATGCTGCAAGTATTCAGCGCAATACAA TTGAATCAGTTTCGTCTTATGAAGTAAGCATGTCATCTGAGAAAGTGCCACCAACTCCGCATCGAATACCTCCAAGTCCTTCGAGATTTGCACCATCTCCACAAGTAGCTAGAGTTGGATCTGTCAACTTAAGCATCCAGCAGATCCTCAGGGCAACTCAGAATTTCTCACCTTCCTTTAAGTTAGGTGAAGGAGGATTTGGGATGGTCTACAGGGCTGTCTTGCCAAATGGCACTGTTGTTGCAGTCAAGAGGGCTAAAAAG gatcaatttgctggtCCTAGGGATGAGTTTAGCAATGAAGTAGACTTGCTTGCCAAGATAGACCACCGAAATTTGGTGAGGTTACTGGGCTTTACTGACAAAGGAAATGAGCGTATTATCATCACTGAGTATGTTCCAAATGGCACTCTAAGAGAACATCTCGATG CAGGTCAGCATGGCAGAGTCCTGGATTTTAATCAGCGCCTAGAAATTGCAATCGATGTTGCTCATGCACTTACTTATCTCCATCTGTATGCGG AGAAGACGATAATTCACCGCGATGTGAAATCATCAAATATCCTACTGACGGATAGCTACCGGGCAAAAGTGTCTGACTTTGGATTTGCAAGGAGTGGCCCTAGTGACACGGAGAAGACGCACATATCAACAAAAGTGAAAGGCACAGCTGGGTACCTGGATCCTGAATACCTGAGAACATACCAGCTAACTCCAAAGAGTGATGTCTTCTCCTTTGGCATATTGCTTGTGGAAATTCTTTCTGCTCGCCGACCCGTAGAGCTGAAGCGAACTCCTGAAGAGAGGATAACTATCAGATGG ACTTTCAAGAAATTTAATGAAGGAAACATGAGAGAGATATTGGATCCATTGCTGGAGGACCACGTTGATGATGAGGTGCTTGAGAAGCTCCTTAGCTTGGCGTTCCAATGTGCTGCTCCAACACGGGATGACCGCCCGACCATGAAGGAAGTTGGGGAGCAGCTGTGGGAAATAAGGAAAGAGTACGCAAAGAGCATCAGGAAGGTGTGA
- the LOC120682015 gene encoding calmodulin-binding receptor-like cytoplasmic kinase 3 isoform X2 produces the protein MSPSALLPALSVLLLCCSPPALAFVSEPALSRAACGDDQFVVLDASDGLVNLSVNGVLVQDSVLACQKLRFYFRSGCLRCGEVSDAWRVAVKQYCGEGSESSHATSHQNVPRKLLRQSTDNSSRKDYDPCGGLSLHENNQDTSDSSENDDHLLAFPGVILLCCGLMFPCFHAERKEASRNDAASIQRNTIESVSSYEVSMSSEKVPPTPHRIPPSPSRFAPSPQVARVGSVNLSIQQILRATQNFSPSFKLGEGGFGMVYRAVLPNGTVVAVKRAKKDQFAGPRDEFSNEVDLLAKIDHRNLVRLLGFTDKGNERIIITEYVPNGTLREHLDGQHGRVLDFNQRLEIAIDVAHALTYLHLYAEKTIIHRDVKSSNILLTDSYRAKVSDFGFARSGPSDTEKTHISTKVKGTAGYLDPEYLRTYQLTPKSDVFSFGILLVEILSARRPVELKRTPEERITIRWTFKKFNEGNMREILDPLLEDHVDDEVLEKLLSLAFQCAAPTRDDRPTMKEVGEQLWEIRKEYAKSIRKV, from the exons ATGTCTCCTTCGGCTCTTCTACCTGCTCTCTCCGTCCTCCTCCTGTGCTGCTCGCCTCCGGCTCTTGCTTTCGTTTCTGAGCCTGCGCTTTCGCGAGCTGCTTGTGGAGATGACCAATTTGTCGTCTTGGATGCCTCTGATGGGCTCGTCAACCTGTCGGTCAATGGGGTTCTGGTGCAAGACAGCGTTCTTGCCTGCCAGAAGCTCCGCTTCTACTTTCGGAGTGGTTGCCTCCGCTGTGGCGAGGTGTCAGATGCGTGGAGGGTTGCGGTTAAGCAGTACTGTGGTGAAGGGAGCGAATCTAGCCACG CAACTTCACATCAAAATGTCCCAAGGAAGCTGTTGAGGCAGTCCACAGATAATAGCTCGAGAAAGGATTATGACCCATGTGGAGGTTTGAGCTTGCATGAAAATAATCAGGACACCAGTGATTCTTCAGAAAATGATGATCACCTCCTTGCTTTCCCCGGTGTGATTCTTCTATGCTGTGGTCTCATGTTTCCATGCTTCCATGCTGAAAGAAAAGAAGCCAGTAGGAATGATGCTGCAAGTATTCAGCGCAATACAA TTGAATCAGTTTCGTCTTATGAAGTAAGCATGTCATCTGAGAAAGTGCCACCAACTCCGCATCGAATACCTCCAAGTCCTTCGAGATTTGCACCATCTCCACAAGTAGCTAGAGTTGGATCTGTCAACTTAAGCATCCAGCAGATCCTCAGGGCAACTCAGAATTTCTCACCTTCCTTTAAGTTAGGTGAAGGAGGATTTGGGATGGTCTACAGGGCTGTCTTGCCAAATGGCACTGTTGTTGCAGTCAAGAGGGCTAAAAAG gatcaatttgctggtCCTAGGGATGAGTTTAGCAATGAAGTAGACTTGCTTGCCAAGATAGACCACCGAAATTTGGTGAGGTTACTGGGCTTTACTGACAAAGGAAATGAGCGTATTATCATCACTGAGTATGTTCCAAATGGCACTCTAAGAGAACATCTCGATG GTCAGCATGGCAGAGTCCTGGATTTTAATCAGCGCCTAGAAATTGCAATCGATGTTGCTCATGCACTTACTTATCTCCATCTGTATGCGG AGAAGACGATAATTCACCGCGATGTGAAATCATCAAATATCCTACTGACGGATAGCTACCGGGCAAAAGTGTCTGACTTTGGATTTGCAAGGAGTGGCCCTAGTGACACGGAGAAGACGCACATATCAACAAAAGTGAAAGGCACAGCTGGGTACCTGGATCCTGAATACCTGAGAACATACCAGCTAACTCCAAAGAGTGATGTCTTCTCCTTTGGCATATTGCTTGTGGAAATTCTTTCTGCTCGCCGACCCGTAGAGCTGAAGCGAACTCCTGAAGAGAGGATAACTATCAGATGG ACTTTCAAGAAATTTAATGAAGGAAACATGAGAGAGATATTGGATCCATTGCTGGAGGACCACGTTGATGATGAGGTGCTTGAGAAGCTCCTTAGCTTGGCGTTCCAATGTGCTGCTCCAACACGGGATGACCGCCCGACCATGAAGGAAGTTGGGGAGCAGCTGTGGGAAATAAGGAAAGAGTACGCAAAGAGCATCAGGAAGGTGTGA